In Horticoccus luteus, the following proteins share a genomic window:
- the tatC gene encoding twin-arginine translocase subunit TatC, with product MSAPDDEVFEHLPAGTEMRRGGRERSMGFFEHLDEMRGTLIKSAIVFAIFAALIGYFMKEFNEVLLWPLHYVQAEKPTLVLELGTTTVMEGFNVVIQMCFLGGFILAAPFILFFVGQFVAPALTDHELRMVLPLVFMAGLLFLIGASFSFFLLVPSTIRVSIEINELLGYTLRWTPGSYYSLLTWLVLGVGAAFEFPLLIVLLVYMGVITTAFLRKYRRHAIVVIFIIAAVVTPTPDPVTQTLFAAPLYILFELAVFAGARVEKKRNERLRAP from the coding sequence TTGAGCGCACCCGACGACGAAGTCTTCGAACATCTACCGGCCGGCACAGAAATGCGGCGGGGCGGCCGCGAGCGGTCCATGGGCTTTTTCGAACATCTCGACGAGATGCGCGGCACGCTTATCAAGAGTGCGATCGTCTTCGCGATATTTGCGGCGCTGATCGGCTACTTCATGAAGGAGTTCAACGAGGTGCTCCTCTGGCCGCTCCATTACGTGCAGGCGGAAAAGCCCACGTTGGTGCTGGAACTGGGCACGACGACCGTGATGGAGGGCTTCAACGTCGTCATCCAGATGTGCTTCCTGGGCGGGTTCATTCTCGCTGCGCCGTTCATCCTCTTTTTCGTCGGTCAATTCGTGGCGCCGGCCCTGACGGACCACGAGCTCCGGATGGTGCTGCCGCTCGTCTTCATGGCGGGGCTGCTGTTTTTGATCGGCGCCTCGTTTAGTTTCTTTCTCCTCGTGCCGAGCACGATCCGCGTGTCGATCGAGATCAACGAACTGCTCGGCTACACGCTGCGATGGACGCCAGGCAGCTACTACAGCTTGCTGACGTGGCTCGTATTGGGGGTGGGTGCCGCGTTTGAGTTTCCGCTGCTGATCGTGCTGCTCGTTTACATGGGCGTCATCACCACGGCTTTCCTGCGAAAATATCGGCGGCACGCGATTGTGGTGATTTTCATCATCGCGGCCGTGGTGACGCCGACACCGGATCCGGTCACGCAAACGCTTTTTGCAGCTCCGCTGTATATCCTCTTCGAGCTGGCCGTGTTTGCGGGCGCTCGCGTCGAGAAGAAGCGCAATGAACGTCTGCGGGCGCCGTAA
- the pheA gene encoding prephenate dehydratase: MDLGPIRDKIDGLDRDIVALLNERLALAAEIGKLKRSTGGQIYVPEREDAVLRKIVSLNQGPIKDEALQAIYREIMSAAIALEKPLLIAYLGPEATNTHAAAMRKFGASVEYHAMATIADIFTAVEKGEADYAVIPIENSTEGSVRETLDSFVESDLKIVAQIYLEITHALISNSPLDEIERVYSKDQALAQCRHWLQRHLPHAQLIDAPSTSRAVQIAKETPGTAAVAGELAAQFYGVPVVERNIQDKADNTTRFFVLGKRPAGAVGNGRDMSSFIISLGDESASHSGALLKMLMPLAERGINLSKIESRPSKKRPWDYYFFIDVTGHFEAENMKDALAELKRFCPMVKWLGSYPVANG; the protein is encoded by the coding sequence ATGGACCTCGGACCCATCCGCGATAAAATCGACGGCCTCGATCGCGACATTGTTGCGCTCCTCAACGAACGACTGGCGCTCGCCGCGGAGATTGGGAAGTTGAAGCGCAGCACAGGCGGGCAGATTTACGTGCCGGAGCGGGAAGATGCCGTGTTGCGAAAGATCGTTTCGCTCAATCAAGGGCCGATCAAGGACGAGGCGTTGCAGGCGATTTATCGCGAGATCATGTCGGCTGCGATCGCGCTCGAGAAGCCGCTGCTCATCGCCTATCTCGGCCCCGAAGCCACGAATACGCACGCGGCCGCGATGCGCAAATTCGGCGCCAGCGTGGAGTATCACGCGATGGCGACGATCGCCGACATCTTCACCGCGGTGGAAAAAGGGGAGGCGGATTACGCGGTGATTCCGATCGAGAATTCGACGGAAGGCTCCGTGCGCGAGACGCTCGACAGCTTTGTGGAGAGCGATCTGAAAATCGTCGCGCAGATCTATCTGGAGATCACGCATGCGTTGATCTCGAACTCGCCGCTCGACGAGATCGAACGCGTTTACTCGAAGGACCAGGCGCTCGCGCAATGCCGGCATTGGCTGCAACGCCACCTGCCGCACGCGCAACTGATCGATGCGCCGAGCACCTCGCGCGCGGTGCAAATTGCGAAGGAAACGCCCGGCACCGCGGCGGTCGCCGGTGAACTGGCCGCGCAATTCTACGGAGTGCCGGTCGTCGAGCGAAACATCCAGGACAAGGCGGATAACACCACGCGATTCTTCGTGCTGGGAAAACGTCCCGCCGGCGCGGTGGGCAACGGTCGCGACATGAGCAGCTTCATCATTTCGCTGGGCGACGAGTCGGCGTCGCATTCCGGTGCGTTGCTCAAGATGCTGATGCCGCTCGCCGAGCGCGGGATCAACCTGTCGAAGATCGAGTCGCGACCGAGCAAGAAACGCCCGTGGGACTACTATTTCTTCATCGACGTCACGGGTCACTTCGAAGCGGAGAACATGAAAGACGCCCTCGCGGAACTGAAGCGATTCTGCCCGATGGTGAAGTGGCTGGGGAGTTATCCGGTGGCGAACGGCTAG
- the ppdK gene encoding pyruvate, phosphate dikinase — translation MAVKSKAKKSAPRAVKSSAKAKPAAAKSSAGKATKYVYLFGKKTDGNGTMKALLGGKGANLGEMCRIGLPVPPGFTVTTEVCTYYYANKRTYPAALTAQMQAGIKSIEQQTGTKFGDLKNPLLVSVRSGARDSMPGMMDTILNLGLNDETVEALAAKTNNPRFAWDCYRRFVQMYGDVVLGVQKRPDEDHEPFEVVIGHLKDERYGNHEMDDTKLSVDDLKELVARFKKLVKDRVGKAFPASPWDQLTGAAGAVFGSWMNDRAIVYRRKYNIPSEWGTAVNVQAMVYGNTGDTSGSGVAFTRNPANGAKEFYGEFLINAQGEDVVAGVRTPEPVSELKKHLPDAYHELERIRGVLEKHFKDVQDFEFTIEDHKLYMLQTRNGKRTAMAALKFSTDMVKEKLIDWQTAIMRNPADQLEQLLAPVFDLAEVKKAKVIATGLPAGPGAATGRIYFNADRAVLAADKGEKVLLVRVETSPEDLRGMIAAEGILTARGGVSSHAALVARQMGKVCVCGAAAVQIDYEKKVANIAGQKFSEGDYLSIDGTSGTVYAGQIKTAPSEIIAGLIHNDAAAKKTEKFKDYVQLMKWCAQVTKLKVRTNADTPEQTANALAFGAVGIGLTRTEHMFFEGERIDAMREMILADTTADREAALAKLLPYQREDFLGIFKALKGFPATIRFLDPPLHEFLPNTKEQQADLAKKLGLPVEKIVTRVHELHEFNPMLGFRGCRLGIKYPEITRMQARAVFEAAVAAKKKGVQANPEIMIPLVGFKKELDQQVELVHATAAAVQKETKVKFAYSVGTMIEIPRGALTANEIAQTAQFFSFGTNDLTQTCLGMSRDDSGSFLGAYQEAEIMKKNPFASIDQTGVGQLMEIAITKGRATRPDIKLGICGEHGGDPDSVKFCHKLGLSYVSCSPYRVPVARLAAAQAAVADLQAAKKK, via the coding sequence ATGGCCGTTAAATCCAAAGCCAAGAAATCCGCCCCGCGTGCGGTCAAATCGTCCGCGAAGGCGAAACCCGCCGCCGCCAAATCATCCGCTGGCAAGGCGACCAAATACGTCTACCTGTTCGGCAAAAAGACCGACGGCAACGGCACCATGAAGGCCCTCCTCGGCGGCAAGGGCGCCAACCTCGGCGAAATGTGCCGCATCGGTCTCCCCGTCCCTCCCGGATTTACCGTCACGACGGAAGTCTGCACCTATTACTACGCCAACAAGCGCACCTACCCGGCCGCACTTACCGCGCAGATGCAAGCTGGCATCAAGTCGATCGAGCAGCAGACCGGCACGAAATTCGGCGACTTGAAAAACCCGTTGCTCGTGTCCGTGCGCTCCGGTGCACGCGATTCGATGCCGGGTATGATGGACACCATTCTCAACCTCGGCCTCAACGACGAGACCGTGGAGGCCCTCGCCGCCAAGACCAACAACCCGCGTTTCGCGTGGGATTGCTACCGCCGCTTTGTCCAGATGTATGGCGATGTCGTGCTCGGCGTGCAGAAGCGGCCCGACGAAGATCACGAGCCGTTCGAGGTCGTGATCGGCCACCTCAAGGACGAGCGTTACGGCAATCACGAGATGGATGACACCAAGCTCTCGGTCGATGACCTGAAGGAGCTCGTCGCGCGCTTCAAGAAGCTGGTGAAAGACCGCGTCGGCAAAGCGTTTCCCGCCAGCCCGTGGGATCAATTGACCGGTGCGGCCGGTGCCGTGTTTGGCTCCTGGATGAACGACCGCGCCATCGTCTACCGCCGCAAATACAACATCCCCTCCGAATGGGGCACCGCCGTCAATGTGCAGGCGATGGTCTACGGCAACACCGGCGACACCTCCGGCTCCGGCGTGGCTTTTACCCGCAATCCCGCGAACGGCGCGAAGGAGTTTTACGGCGAGTTTCTCATCAACGCCCAAGGTGAAGACGTGGTCGCCGGTGTGCGCACGCCCGAGCCGGTGTCCGAGCTGAAGAAGCATCTGCCCGACGCTTATCATGAACTCGAGCGCATCCGCGGCGTGCTCGAGAAGCACTTCAAGGACGTGCAGGACTTCGAGTTCACCATCGAAGATCACAAGCTGTATATGCTGCAAACCCGCAACGGTAAGCGCACCGCGATGGCGGCGTTGAAGTTCTCCACCGACATGGTGAAGGAGAAGCTCATCGATTGGCAGACCGCCATCATGCGCAACCCGGCCGATCAGCTCGAACAGCTCCTCGCCCCGGTCTTCGATCTCGCCGAAGTGAAGAAAGCCAAGGTCATCGCCACCGGTCTCCCCGCCGGCCCCGGCGCCGCCACCGGTCGGATCTATTTCAACGCCGATCGCGCCGTCCTCGCCGCCGACAAGGGCGAGAAAGTGCTCCTCGTGCGCGTGGAAACCTCGCCGGAAGATTTGCGCGGCATGATCGCCGCTGAAGGCATTCTCACCGCGCGCGGTGGTGTGTCCTCCCACGCGGCGCTCGTCGCCCGCCAGATGGGTAAAGTCTGTGTGTGCGGCGCCGCGGCCGTGCAGATCGACTACGAGAAGAAGGTCGCGAACATCGCCGGCCAGAAATTCAGCGAAGGCGACTACCTGTCGATCGATGGCACGTCGGGCACCGTCTACGCGGGCCAGATCAAGACCGCTCCGTCCGAAATCATCGCCGGCTTGATCCACAACGACGCCGCGGCGAAAAAGACCGAGAAGTTCAAGGACTACGTGCAGCTCATGAAGTGGTGCGCGCAAGTCACCAAGCTCAAGGTCCGCACCAACGCCGACACGCCCGAGCAGACCGCCAACGCCCTCGCGTTCGGCGCCGTCGGCATCGGCCTGACCCGCACCGAGCACATGTTCTTCGAGGGCGAACGCATCGATGCGATGCGCGAGATGATCCTCGCCGACACCACCGCCGACCGCGAAGCGGCGCTGGCGAAGCTCCTCCCCTACCAACGCGAGGATTTCCTCGGAATCTTCAAAGCCTTGAAGGGCTTCCCGGCGACGATCCGCTTTCTCGATCCGCCGCTCCACGAGTTCCTGCCCAACACCAAGGAACAGCAGGCCGACCTCGCGAAGAAGCTCGGCCTTCCGGTCGAGAAAATCGTCACGCGCGTGCACGAGCTGCACGAGTTCAACCCGATGCTCGGTTTCCGCGGCTGCCGCCTGGGAATCAAGTATCCCGAGATCACGCGCATGCAGGCCCGCGCCGTTTTCGAAGCGGCCGTCGCCGCCAAGAAAAAGGGCGTGCAAGCCAATCCGGAAATCATGATCCCGCTCGTCGGTTTCAAGAAGGAGCTCGATCAACAGGTCGAACTCGTGCACGCGACCGCCGCCGCCGTCCAGAAGGAGACGAAGGTCAAGTTCGCCTACTCCGTCGGCACGATGATCGAGATTCCGCGCGGCGCACTCACCGCCAACGAAATCGCGCAGACCGCGCAGTTCTTCAGCTTCGGCACCAATGATCTCACGCAGACCTGCCTCGGCATGTCGCGCGACGATTCCGGCTCCTTCCTCGGCGCCTATCAGGAAGCCGAGATCATGAAGAAGAACCCGTTCGCCTCGATCGACCAGACCGGCGTCGGACAATTGATGGAAATCGCGATCACCAAAGGCCGCGCCACGCGTCCCGACATCAAGCTCGGGATCTGCGGCGAACACGGCGGCGATCCCGACTCCGTCAAGTTCTGCCACAAGCTCGGCCTCAGCTACGTGAGCTGCTCGCCCTATCGCGTGCCCGTCGCCCGCCTCGCCGCAGCGCAAGCCGCCGTCGCGGATCTTCAGGCCGCCAAGAAGAAGTAA